The Thermoanaerobaculia bacterium region CAGGCCTCCCACGATGATGACGGCCATCGGATGCTCGATCTCCTGCCCGGCCCGGGTCCCGCTCACGACGAGAGGCACGAGCGCCAGCGCCGTCACCAGCGCCGTCATGAGAATGGGAGTGAGCCGGTCGACCGAGCCGCGGATCACGAGCTCGGGA contains the following coding sequences:
- a CDS encoding efflux RND transporter permease subunit, which translates into the protein PELVIRGSVDRLTPILMTALVTALALVPLVVSGTRAGQEIEHPMAVIIVGGLLSSTILNLLAMPAFYLRWGVAKGTLPPGSVRHPSGKEIR